The nucleotide window AACGCGGACTCGGACTATGGCGGAAGGGCTGATCCTCATTCCCATAAAAGGGTCGAGTTGATTGTGGTGCAGATACGTGTGGTATGTTTTCTTATGTTAGTGCAGTGATATAATTATTCGCAAACTGTTCTTATCTCATCGTATCGGTTGAATTAATGTGTATATCGTAGGTAATAATGCCATTGTGATGACGTAATGTAACGCGCTCGACTGGGTGCGTAGTAATAATTCGTGCGCCCGTTTATACCGCGATAACATTTGTGGTCAGCACCTGTGGATGTGGAACAAATGTAATGTTTTCAAGGATTTAATAAATTCCCACAGGTTCTAATTGGATTCTAATAGGATTTCGGATATTACGATTTGTTTTTTCGCGGGCTTAATTTATCTGTGTATCGTTCATGTAAGCTTTCAACGGTGATGTATTTTGCATACGATAGTAACGTTTTTTGTAGGTATGATGATTATATATACCTAGCGTTTACACGTATAATGTTTTCCTACTGCAGTGCGCTCGGCGATGCACAGAGTCGCCTCCCGCCGCTAGAGGCGCCCTCGATTTTTTTAACCTTGATTGAATCTACGAAGTATCTAAGTACTGGATTATTCACGActagctttaaataaaatgtttattatcttttatcgTTTATACCCTTGAACTCTGTATTTTGTTTTGGAATTATTAAACTACtgcaaaaaaatctaaatttacaacctaataaaatgtgtatattttttttctttttcgatttattataattgattaatgaatctacagtaaaattatatgattttgttGGGCGCTATTGTTTCTTTTTCTGTCTATgttctataatttaaatacatgatATTCGtgatttagaaattttaaatgttttgtcgAATGTGCTGACGAAACTTTATCGCAATAGCAAATCTTTTCATTAtagagtttatattttaaatgtttacaagataacaacaacaaaataattgcattataattacaatgtttGACTGAATAGTTTCacatgaataaattttaaaattgaattattcatATATGGAGAATATAAGATGTCTTTAATtctgatttgtttttttattcttaatttttaaaataattcattaacatTTGTCTGCTATATTTCTTACTCATATCGGCGAATTATTGAATGGACGCATTTAGAAATCAAATTTGTTTGGCTATTGATTTAAATGCACTTTAATTTGTCGATTGTTAAACATATTGTCTCTCCTTTACAGAACTCCCTGCGCCCATCACAACGAAAGCACTAACACtatgaaacaaattaaagatGGCTACTAAGTAAACATTATTCATTGTTAAAGATTTGTTGTATTGTTCATGAAATAAGAGAGAATACTTATGTATACATCATTGAAATATTGTTGATAGCTTCTAAGGCAGGACTGGTATTTATCATATCTTTTGGAGAAAGATAAAAAGTGTAAAAATGGCTACGCAAAGATTTTGTTTGAGGTGGAACAACCACCAGACCAATATGTTGTCAGTGTTTGATCAGCTACTACACGCAGAAACGTTCACTGACGTAACTCTGGCCGTAGAAGGTCAATTGCTTAAAGCACATAAAATGGTTTTATCGGCTTGTAGTCCATACTTTCAAGCTCTCTTTGTTAATCACCAAGAGAAACATCCTATTGTTATTCTAAAGGATGTTCCATACTCTGATATGAAAAGCTTACTGGATTTTATGTACAGAGGAGAAGTCAGCGTCGACCAAGAACGTTTGACCGCATTCCTTAAAGTTGCCGAGAGTTTAAGAATAAAAGGACTAACAGAAGTGAACGAGGAAAAATGCGATATACCTGCATTAACTAACTCGTTAATTCAACAACAACAGACTAACACATCTGCACATACTTCTCCGCCTCAATTACACAGAATACATCCTTATGTACATCAAAAGAGGCCGGCATCTGGTATTCCTAGCGGAGGAGCACCCCCTAATTTATTGATGCCTTTATTGGGCAATGCTTTAATGCAACCGAAGCGAAAACGAGGTCGACCCAGAAAGTTGAGTGGCAGCTCGAGTGACGCCTTAAACGCAGCCGCCAGTCCACCTGGTGAATTTATTCCGGAATCTGCATCACATGCATCTTCAAACAGAGCGGGAGATCAATTACTACGTGGCTCGCCAGAAATGTTAGAGGTGAAAATGTCAATGGATGGATTTAACGCGGAAGATGGGGCAACATCGGGCGGTGAAGATGGTGGAGAGGCGCTAATGATCGACGAAGGTGACGACGCTCAGTCGAATGAGGCTCCTACATCTGGCAAAGATTCTGAATCAGCAGGTACGTGACGTTagaactttatttttaagttttcgtCCTTAGCTCTTTGTAGAAATAATTAGATTAAGTTAtcctttttttgatattttgaacGAAATAATCGGTTTCATTAGATCAAATCAATAAAGCGAAAAATTATGTCAATTGTACATTATCGTGAAagaaaataagataattttcgcttatcttttgtaaatattttaatcttccTTTCCATTTACCTAACACCgtttaagataattaaaatatcacgaAATTTTAAAAGAGAAAAGCTACTGGGATATAAGCTTTGATGTTAGGATGTAACAAGTGAAAAGTgaagtgtaattaaaataactatattatatttatttaaagtttattctgAAGGGGTAAG belongs to Nymphalis io chromosome 2, ilAglIoxx1.1, whole genome shotgun sequence and includes:
- the LOC126775188 gene encoding protein abrupt-like isoform X1; translation: MATQRFCLRWNNHQTNMLSVFDQLLHAETFTDVTLAVEGQLLKAHKMVLSACSPYFQALFVNHQEKHPIVILKDVPYSDMKSLLDFMYRGEVSVDQERLTAFLKVAESLRIKGLTEVNEEKCDIPALTNSLIQQQQTNTSAHTSPPQLHRIHPYVHQKRPASGIPSGGAPPNLLMPLLGNALMQPKRKRGRPRKLSGSSSDALNAAASPPGEFIPESASHASSNRAGDQLLRGSPEMLEVKMSMDGFNAEDGATSGGEDGGEALMIDEGDDAQSNEAPTSGKDSESAEYHYFEDDVNSIPIITLEVLSDSSAAEYKEENIIEIQQNTIEAIQESGVHFLTETINGDETENKDQDNSKDIPKVRNDLLEYMTRNDGSVVCKLCGEVLQSRTHWYRHKYKLHVIQPLNPAPLFQCEQCLVYFKSRKGYIGHLASRHSDVLKDSSPVLTNSQAEALSQQQTTKPTTTTQTDIKEEIDPELSIPKSSVPNYQTNGKQLNNTVVKTPETKKGHRNTRGSSWENISQSEWEERRSKEEKLVADIIDRVRRECEAQGSGGPARRGYSRRTTVMHT
- the LOC126775188 gene encoding protein tramtrack, beta isoform-like isoform X2, producing the protein MATQRFCLRWNNHQTNMLSVFDQLLHAETFTDVTLAVEGQLLKAHKMVLSACSPYFQALFVNHQEKHPIVILKDVPYSDMKSLLDFMYRGEVSVDQERLTAFLKVAESLRIKGLTEVNEEKCDIPALTNSLIQQQQTNTSAHTSPPQLHRIHPYVHQKRPASGIPSGGAPPNLLMPLLGNALMQPKRKRGRPRKLSGSSSDALNAAASPPGEFIPESASHASSNRAGDQLLRGSPEMLEVKMSMDGFNAEDGATSGGEDGGEALMIDEGDDAQSNEAPTSGKDSESADVEKQPKEETHHSFPSNGPVLSIENGSIKQEPTSETTDEYNEPIEYKYNPDRSRENSNSRDGPVKDADDKTRLGRNLKPKNSKKLLPQMSKFRARSLFNQLSGLSNLNPALNSFDKFPPETVLMPALATQLFAAELEQNNLNMANNEVSDLAQTNWEHRIFPSPIRKNNIGNVGNYHEDTNESVRDYCIKEGENVFRCKICARVYTHISNFCRHYVTSHKKDVKVFPCPICFKEFTRKDNMIAHLKIIHKNQPNANEQTAKQES
- the LOC126775188 gene encoding protein tramtrack, alpha isoform-like isoform X3, whose product is MATQRFCLRWNNHQTNMLSVFDQLLHAETFTDVTLAVEGQLLKAHKMVLSACSPYFQALFVNHQEKHPIVILKDVPYSDMKSLLDFMYRGEVSVDQERLTAFLKVAESLRIKGLTEVNEEKCDIPALTNSLIQQQQTNTSAHTSPPQLHRIHPYVHQKRPASGIPSGGAPPNLLMPLLGNALMQPKRKRGRPRKLSGSSSDALNAAASPPGEFIPESASHASSNRAGDQLLRGSPEMLEVKMSMDGFNAEDGATSGGEDGGEALMIDEGDDAQSNEAPTSGKDSESAGRGTPEFENKDIKYEQSPSNDGHGKIRINPATQSASTSNEYQNDSINNNTLPTGGSQMQRPVVRRRIRRRANSASNDPAEQLTEMSVRGLNLFRYASVNEGVYQCTECAKENIQKTFKNKYSFQRHAFLYHEGQQRKVFPCPVCCKEFSRPDKMKNHMKTTHDCYVPKDCVYPPNAFFMLPGMEGQLPPGIKLEAIGSGSPHGSTPSHSSPDPAQV